In Glycine max cultivar Williams 82 chromosome 7, Glycine_max_v4.0, whole genome shotgun sequence, a single window of DNA contains:
- the LOC102670025 gene encoding hexokinase-2-like: protein MSLTALLNILIMRLQELVDFKAAKLAKFVSSEPEELHPPPGRQRELGFTFSFPVRQTSIASGNLIKWTKSFNIEDMVGEDVVGELTKSFEKIGLDKPVAALGSVTSLSF from the exons ATGAGCCTAACTGCTctcttaaatatattaattatgagaTTGCAGGAATTAGTTGATTTTAAAGCAGCTAAGCTCGCAAAGTTCGTTAGTTCTGAGCCTGAAGAGTTACACCCTCCCCCTGGCAGACAAAGGGAACTGGGTTTTACCTTCTCGTTTCCAGTGAGGCAAACATCAATTGCATCTGGAAATCTAATAAAGTGGACTAAGAGTTTCAATATTGAGGATATG GTTGGAGAAGATGTGGTGGGTGAGCTAACCAAGTCCTTCGAAAAAATTGGTCTGGATAAGCCTGTTGCCGCTCTAGGCAGTGtcacttctctttctttttaa